The Haloarchaeobius sp. HME9146 genome includes a region encoding these proteins:
- a CDS encoding ABC transporter permease: protein MTRQRYRRCLERFGAGACSIEEIRSEVELLISIDPGQSIPEAFVTFITNIVVHQEFGTSLQYNEPVFDLLFAAMPWSVFVSIWGLVLGFTFNIFWGALLAYREGSRFDKGGTIFAMVGNSIPYYVAGILALAVFGYNFGIFPQGGRYPAEFSLGAPIIGTIINDPNVTPGFNPGFIAGAAWSAALPVFTGFVLGISGLGMRGNSIRVMESDYIRVARLRGLSESRIASRYLARNAVLPLYTTLMIGIAGIFSSGIIMERIFTYPAVGWYTFNALVQRDYPLLMGAFVFYTAVTIIGILIADFTYGFIDPRAGGGEEREAY, encoded by the coding sequence ATGACTAGACAGCGATACCGTCGCTGTCTCGAACGGTTCGGTGCCGGTGCGTGCAGTATCGAGGAGATACGGAGCGAGGTCGAACTGCTCATCTCTATCGACCCCGGGCAGTCGATTCCCGAAGCGTTCGTCACGTTCATCACGAACATCGTCGTCCACCAGGAGTTCGGGACCTCCCTGCAGTACAACGAGCCCGTCTTCGACCTGCTGTTCGCTGCGATGCCGTGGTCGGTGTTCGTCAGCATCTGGGGGCTCGTCCTCGGGTTCACGTTCAACATCTTCTGGGGTGCACTCCTCGCCTACCGGGAGGGGAGTCGCTTCGACAAGGGGGGCACCATCTTCGCGATGGTCGGGAACTCGATTCCCTACTACGTCGCCGGTATCCTCGCGCTCGCGGTCTTCGGCTACAACTTCGGCATCTTCCCACAGGGTGGGCGATACCCGGCGGAGTTCTCGCTGGGGGCCCCGATAATCGGGACGATAATCAACGACCCGAACGTGACGCCGGGGTTCAATCCGGGGTTCATCGCTGGTGCGGCCTGGTCGGCGGCGCTCCCGGTGTTCACCGGGTTCGTCCTCGGCATCAGCGGACTCGGCATGCGCGGGAACTCGATTCGCGTGATGGAGTCCGACTACATCCGCGTCGCGAGACTGCGTGGACTGAGCGAGAGCCGTATCGCGAGCCGGTACCTGGCCCGCAACGCGGTGTTGCCCCTCTATACGACGCTCATGATAGGTATCGCGGGCATCTTCAGCAGCGGTATCATCATGGAGCGTATCTTCACCTATCCTGCGGTGGGCTGGTACACGTTCAACGCGCTGGTCCAGCGGGACTACCCGCTGTTGATGGGTGCGTTCGTGTTCTACACGGCGGTGACCATCATCGGGATACTCATCGCGGACTTCACGTACGGCTTCATCGACCCACGGGCTGGTGGAGGTGAGGAACGTGAAGCTTACTGA
- a CDS encoding ABC transporter ATP-binding protein has product MSRTSPSTEPVVELDDVQVHFNAHNSSFFGEQKVVKAVDEVDLTIYENDVVVLVGESGCGKTTLGKTAIGLQRPTGGSVRYRGQDVHDAMDGTGTVNIPFERIRRSLQIIHQDPGSSLNPNRTVLTNLAVPMKKYRPDLGSAQREEVVHKLLERVGITPATDYATRFPHQLSGGEQQRVALARSLLMEPDLILADEAVSALDVSLRVQMMDLMLDLRDLFDTSYLVVSHDFANARYLAEKADGRIGVMYLGKLVEIGTVDELIQNPKHPYTQVLIWSTPMLDPRSAAEMSTDDPPVRSIDIPTPDDPPGGCHFHTRCPVIIPPADLDIEQDTYNDIIDLRLDIEDEDVDVERVWAALEADKPVPSESERSELASEFAVTARELFVDADLDDEHREAIEGALEAVAIGDWEHAAETLRSKYESVCERKQPQLQSDHPVACHLYDTEDVSE; this is encoded by the coding sequence ATGAGCCGCACGTCGCCGTCGACCGAGCCCGTGGTGGAACTCGACGACGTCCAGGTTCACTTCAATGCCCACAATAGCTCGTTCTTCGGCGAGCAGAAGGTGGTCAAGGCGGTCGACGAGGTCGACCTCACCATCTACGAGAACGACGTGGTGGTACTCGTCGGCGAGAGTGGGTGTGGGAAGACGACGCTCGGGAAGACCGCCATCGGCCTGCAGCGTCCGACCGGTGGGAGCGTCAGATACCGGGGACAGGACGTCCACGACGCGATGGACGGGACCGGCACGGTGAACATCCCGTTCGAGCGCATCAGGCGGTCGCTCCAGATCATCCACCAGGACCCCGGTAGCTCACTCAACCCGAATCGGACTGTGTTGACGAACCTCGCCGTGCCGATGAAGAAGTACCGACCCGACCTGGGGTCGGCACAGCGCGAGGAGGTCGTCCACAAGCTCCTCGAACGCGTTGGAATCACGCCGGCGACCGACTACGCGACCCGGTTCCCTCACCAGCTCAGTGGTGGGGAGCAACAGCGGGTCGCACTCGCGCGGTCACTGCTGATGGAACCGGACCTCATCCTCGCGGACGAGGCGGTCAGTGCACTGGACGTCTCCCTGCGCGTGCAGATGATGGACCTGATGCTGGACCTGCGTGACTTGTTCGACACCTCCTATCTGGTGGTCTCGCACGACTTCGCCAACGCGCGGTACCTCGCCGAGAAGGCAGACGGTCGAATCGGCGTGATGTACCTCGGGAAGCTCGTCGAGATCGGGACCGTCGACGAACTCATCCAGAACCCGAAACACCCCTACACGCAGGTTCTCATCTGGTCGACGCCGATGCTCGACCCGCGGTCGGCGGCGGAGATGTCGACGGACGACCCGCCGGTCAGGAGCATCGACATCCCGACGCCGGACGACCCGCCGGGTGGCTGCCACTTCCACACCCGGTGTCCGGTCATCATCCCGCCTGCCGACCTGGATATCGAGCAGGACACCTACAACGACATCATCGACCTGCGCCTCGACATCGAGGATGAGGACGTAGATGTCGAACGGGTATGGGCAGCGCTGGAGGCGGACAAGCCGGTGCCATCGGAGTCGGAGCGGTCCGAACTGGCGTCGGAATTCGCGGTCACGGCCCGGGAGCTGTTCGTCGATGCCGACCTGGACGATGAGCACCGGGAGGCAATCGAGGGTGCACTGGAGGCTGTGGCCATCGGCGATTGGGAGCACGCCGCGGAAACACTACGCTCGAAGTACGAGAGCGTCTGCGAGCGAAAGCAGCCCCAGTTGCAGTCGGACCACCCGGTCGCGTGCCACCTGTACGACACCGAGGACGTGTCCGAGTAG
- a CDS encoding ABC transporter ATP-binding protein, translating to MSNKATPPGTGFTRTSATVTDERQSPDRILRVRNLDVWFEMDRGAAKVMDDVDMDIYRNEILGIVGESGSGKSMFASAMLDAVPEPGETTGSIRYYPDDGRDPIDVLDLSKNELKSFRWEEISMVFQGAMSSFNPTMTIGGHFEETIVEHGMDLDSQMDHARNLIADLYLDPDRVLDAYPHELSGGMKQRALIALSLVLEPDVLVMDEPTAALDLLMQQSIKTMLATLRDEYDLTIIFITHDLPLVAGLVDRLAVIYAFDFVEAGTRDEVLLDAAHPYTRALLSAVPSLDTPVDQMKPIEGSSPDPVKRLEGCPYHPRCPLADERCVESDPDHFSVSERHSVACFYSDEAAEAVPYTLESELEIDLHLLEGQLQRGRQ from the coding sequence ATGAGTAACAAAGCTACGCCTCCAGGGACGGGGTTCACGCGGACGTCGGCGACGGTAACAGACGAACGGCAGTCGCCGGACCGGATACTCCGGGTCCGGAACCTCGACGTCTGGTTCGAGATGGACCGCGGCGCTGCGAAGGTGATGGACGACGTGGACATGGACATCTACCGGAACGAGATTCTCGGCATCGTCGGCGAGTCCGGGTCGGGGAAGTCGATGTTCGCCTCGGCGATGCTCGACGCGGTCCCGGAACCGGGAGAGACCACCGGGAGCATCCGGTACTACCCGGACGACGGTCGTGACCCAATCGACGTGCTCGACCTCTCGAAGAACGAGTTGAAGTCGTTCCGCTGGGAGGAGATCTCGATGGTGTTCCAGGGGGCGATGAGTTCGTTCAACCCCACGATGACCATCGGCGGCCACTTCGAGGAGACTATCGTCGAACACGGGATGGACCTCGATAGCCAGATGGACCACGCGCGCAACCTCATTGCGGACCTCTACCTCGACCCCGATCGGGTGCTCGACGCGTACCCGCACGAACTATCGGGTGGGATGAAACAGCGCGCACTCATCGCGTTGAGTCTCGTGCTCGAACCCGACGTGCTCGTGATGGACGAGCCGACCGCTGCGCTCGACCTGTTGATGCAACAGTCAATCAAGACCATGCTTGCGACGCTGCGAGACGAGTACGACCTCACCATCATCTTCATCACCCACGACCTCCCGCTGGTCGCGGGACTGGTGGACAGGCTGGCGGTCATCTACGCGTTCGACTTCGTCGAGGCCGGGACGCGCGACGAGGTGTTGCTCGACGCGGCGCATCCCTACACACGGGCACTGCTGTCGGCGGTCCCCAGTCTGGACACGCCGGTCGACCAGATGAAACCCATCGAGGGGTCGAGTCCCGACCCCGTCAAGCGGCTCGAAGGGTGCCCGTACCACCCCCGGTGCCCGCTCGCGGACGAGCGTTGTGTCGAGTCGGACCCGGACCACTTCAGCGTCTCTGAGCGACATTCGGTGGCGTGTTTCTACTCGGACGAGGCGGCCGAGGCCGTCCCCTACACGCTCGAATCCGAACTCGAGATCGACCTCCACCTTCTCGAGGGTCAGCTACAGCGGGGGCGACAATGA
- a CDS encoding Dyp-type peroxidase: MKAAVAIGGAAALSACLSRSPEVDSTTTTDTQRTANPVETQRFAQGTDSLDDLPERQHEWGKYVQVDSYGNPDFPHHQAFLLLNYVGEDTPTEAERTRVEDAFQTLERAFKRGVGTDRRAVMNDGLLFTVGYAPSYFDRFEEPLPDSVDIMPPAALLERLGEDPANATTCDAAIHLASDLAPVVLAAEEALFGRLEHVNGVEVQGSLDGVFETVERRTGFVGSGFPKERLRDDIPARAPVSMGFKSNYRDTFPSEDKITITEGPFAGGSVQQLSKLRNHLDEWYDQDHEQRVEKMFSPDHSSDTVGDVGENLASKSEITREIADRTLEDAQTKGRVGHGQKLARVRDDDDEPLIMRRGDFNAAAESGAILHFGSLQRGIDEFVKTRDAMNEVDLDGTGDGPELPDSENGILDFIEVLSRSTFLVPPRQYRSLPTPRPS; encoded by the coding sequence ATGAAAGCTGCCGTGGCCATCGGCGGCGCGGCCGCGCTGTCGGCGTGCCTCTCCCGGTCACCGGAGGTCGACTCGACGACCACCACCGACACCCAACGGACCGCCAATCCCGTCGAGACACAGCGATTCGCGCAGGGAACCGACTCGCTGGACGACCTCCCGGAACGCCAGCACGAGTGGGGCAAGTACGTCCAGGTCGACAGCTACGGGAATCCGGACTTCCCGCATCACCAGGCGTTCCTCCTGCTGAACTACGTCGGTGAGGACACCCCGACAGAGGCCGAACGAACACGGGTCGAAGATGCGTTTCAAACCCTGGAACGGGCGTTCAAGCGCGGGGTCGGCACCGACCGACGAGCCGTTATGAACGACGGACTGCTGTTCACGGTGGGGTACGCACCGTCGTACTTCGACCGGTTCGAGGAACCGCTCCCAGACTCGGTCGATATCATGCCCCCGGCAGCGCTCCTCGAGCGGCTCGGGGAGGACCCGGCGAACGCGACCACCTGTGATGCCGCTATCCACCTCGCGAGCGACCTCGCACCCGTCGTGCTGGCCGCCGAGGAAGCGCTCTTCGGGCGGCTGGAACACGTCAACGGCGTCGAGGTCCAGGGAAGCCTCGACGGTGTGTTCGAGACCGTCGAACGCCGGACCGGGTTCGTCGGCTCGGGATTCCCGAAAGAACGACTTCGTGACGACATCCCGGCGCGCGCACCCGTCTCGATGGGGTTCAAGTCGAACTACCGCGACACCTTCCCCTCCGAGGACAAGATAACCATCACCGAGGGGCCGTTCGCGGGCGGCTCGGTGCAGCAACTCTCCAAGCTCCGGAACCACCTCGACGAGTGGTACGACCAGGACCACGAGCAGCGCGTCGAGAAGATGTTCAGCCCCGACCACAGCTCGGACACCGTGGGAGACGTCGGCGAGAACCTGGCGAGCAAGAGCGAGATCACGCGCGAGATTGCCGACCGAACCCTCGAAGACGCCCAGACGAAAGGCCGTGTCGGACACGGGCAGAAACTCGCCCGGGTTCGAGACGACGACGACGAGCCACTCATCATGCGGCGTGGTGATTTCAACGCGGCCGCCGAGTCCGGTGCCATCCTCCACTTCGGGTCGCTCCAGCGCGGCATCGACGAGTTCGTCAAGACCCGTGACGCGATGAACGAGGTGGACCTCGACGGAACCGGCGACGGGCCCGAGCTCCCCGACTCCGAGAACGGTATCCTCGATTTCATCGAGGTTCTCTCACGGAGTACCTTCCTGGTCCCACCCCGGCAGTACCGTTCGCTTCCTACCCCACGACCCAGCTAA
- a CDS encoding carbon-nitrogen hydrolase family protein, which produces MRPTRILQAALLNPDSDPESTVETNLRNMLTALDRAASFEPDFVSFPELALAKGAEGDVLPEELAVSLPGPVTERIGEKARELGSYVWVPTYEDAAGTVYNSVGLVGPDGEFLGTYRKLAPTDGEMDRGISPGTELPTWDTPFGRVAATICWDVRFDEIGVAFGARDVNVLFHPTQGTSYSRLRNWAVYHGYHVPVTWGPYSKIYTPHGSEIARQDRHATHPEALGLDLGGGRLRFSFAEVNTDCKSYSRAGLDFETMDEVQEYYGGDIALHANYDDATIVLETLDEDLRVEEVEAQFDLPTVQAYEEHVREMVYERAPDSPLTPPNR; this is translated from the coding sequence ATGCGACCGACCCGCATCCTGCAGGCAGCCCTGCTCAATCCGGACAGTGACCCCGAATCGACCGTCGAAACCAACCTCCGCAACATGCTCACGGCGCTCGACCGCGCAGCATCGTTCGAGCCGGACTTCGTCTCCTTCCCGGAACTGGCCCTGGCCAAGGGGGCCGAGGGCGACGTCCTCCCCGAGGAACTGGCGGTCAGCCTCCCGGGACCGGTGACGGAGCGAATCGGAGAGAAAGCCAGAGAACTCGGTTCCTACGTGTGGGTCCCGACGTACGAGGACGCGGCGGGGACCGTCTACAACAGCGTCGGACTCGTCGGTCCCGACGGCGAGTTCCTAGGCACGTACAGGAAGCTCGCGCCGACCGACGGCGAGATGGACCGCGGCATCTCGCCCGGGACCGAGCTGCCGACGTGGGACACGCCGTTCGGGCGTGTCGCGGCCACGATATGCTGGGACGTCCGGTTCGACGAGATCGGCGTCGCGTTCGGTGCGCGAGACGTGAACGTACTGTTCCACCCGACGCAAGGAACCAGCTACAGCCGGCTCCGTAACTGGGCGGTCTACCACGGCTACCACGTCCCCGTCACCTGGGGTCCGTACTCGAAGATATACACGCCGCACGGGAGCGAGATAGCCAGGCAGGACCGCCACGCGACCCACCCCGAGGCCCTGGGGCTCGACCTGGGTGGTGGAAGACTCCGGTTCTCTTTCGCCGAGGTGAACACGGACTGCAAGTCCTACTCGCGCGCCGGACTGGACTTCGAGACGATGGACGAGGTACAGGAGTACTACGGCGGTGACATCGCCCTCCACGCAAACTACGACGACGCGACCATCGTGCTGGAGACGCTCGACGAGGACCTCAGGGTCGAGGAGGTCGAGGCGCAGTTCGACCTGCCGACGGTGCAGGCCTACGAAGAACACGTCCGGGAGATGGTCTACGAACGAGCCCCCGACTCGCCACTCACGCCACCGAATCGATGA
- a CDS encoding ABC transporter permease, whose product MKLTETPTDAEDDRPNVEALVGGIEAKGAGNSVSVYQQKVEANLVAPLRIAWYDWRAKLGLSIVAFFVFMATIWEPMYDEAYLNYAPSFIKPFDSEYRHYIFGIEQFTIPVIGWTYTGIWQYPLGTNEVGQPILMRIVNAAPAMAELVLAGGVVSIGVAVIVGTTAGYKGGRIDDVLMGATDVMMTIPGLPLVLLLAAVFQPSDPFVLGMILAIDNWPGLARSLRSQVLTIRNESYVESSRTMGVSTGGILFKDVIPQLMPYILISAAAAGKRVITEAVGLYFLGFLPQGAPNWGKMMNDAYEMGAITSFDTFYIILWPMLVLAMLSFGLVMLAQGLDKIFNPRLRARHSRSVGGDGEAD is encoded by the coding sequence GTGAAGCTTACTGAGACGCCTACGGACGCGGAGGACGACCGGCCGAACGTCGAGGCACTGGTCGGTGGCATCGAGGCCAAGGGTGCCGGGAACTCCGTCAGTGTCTACCAACAGAAGGTGGAGGCGAACCTGGTTGCCCCGCTTCGCATCGCCTGGTACGACTGGCGCGCGAAACTCGGTCTTTCAATCGTCGCCTTCTTCGTCTTCATGGCGACCATCTGGGAACCGATGTACGACGAAGCATACCTGAACTACGCGCCCTCGTTCATCAAGCCGTTCGACTCCGAGTACAGGCACTACATCTTCGGTATCGAGCAGTTCACCATCCCGGTCATCGGCTGGACGTACACCGGTATCTGGCAGTATCCGCTCGGCACGAACGAGGTCGGGCAGCCGATCCTGATGCGTATCGTCAACGCGGCCCCCGCGATGGCGGAACTCGTCCTCGCCGGCGGGGTCGTCTCCATCGGCGTGGCGGTCATCGTCGGGACGACGGCGGGGTACAAGGGTGGCCGGATCGACGACGTCCTGATGGGCGCGACCGACGTGATGATGACCATCCCCGGCCTGCCGCTGGTCTTGCTGCTCGCGGCGGTGTTCCAGCCGAGCGACCCGTTCGTCCTCGGGATGATTCTCGCCATCGACAACTGGCCGGGGCTGGCCCGGTCGCTCCGGTCGCAGGTGCTGACCATCCGGAACGAGTCTTACGTCGAGTCCTCCCGCACGATGGGCGTCTCGACGGGTGGCATCCTGTTCAAGGACGTCATTCCGCAGCTCATGCCGTACATCCTCATCTCGGCGGCGGCGGCGGGTAAGCGCGTCATCACCGAAGCTGTCGGACTGTACTTCCTCGGCTTCCTGCCACAGGGGGCACCGAACTGGGGGAAGATGATGAACGACGCGTACGAGATGGGGGCCATCACGAGCTTCGACACGTTCTACATCATCCTCTGGCCGATGCTCGTGCTCGCGATGCTGTCGTTCGGGCTGGTCATGCTCGCACAGGGCCTCGACAAGATATTCAACCCGCGACTCCGCGCCCGGCACTCCCGCAGCGTCGGTGGCGACGGCGAGGCCGACTAG
- a CDS encoding YIP1 family protein: MAMSSTDVRSFFQTRAKYRTLTAQTTILILAGIAFAADMLVVYLSMGEARQIYGGVSLLLVGVYAFTPLIGWMAMTAVVTGIGQVVKARIRYGTLLRVTGWASIPLVGTGVSWSLGRYLALGSSEPCADGSFECGPGTYATIQDQVQAIFAYTAGASADPLFLGFFVVGLVFAVATAVLWVWAAEQVSTLTIQGAVVAAGIPASLLIALLVYLSVL; this comes from the coding sequence ATGGCGATGTCCAGCACAGACGTACGTAGTTTCTTCCAGACGCGGGCGAAGTACCGAACCCTGACGGCACAGACCACCATCCTCATCCTCGCGGGCATCGCGTTCGCGGCCGATATGCTGGTCGTCTACCTGTCCATGGGAGAGGCTCGGCAGATATACGGCGGTGTTTCGCTGCTTCTCGTGGGCGTGTACGCCTTCACACCGCTCATCGGCTGGATGGCGATGACCGCCGTCGTCACGGGTATCGGGCAAGTGGTCAAGGCCCGCATCCGGTACGGGACGTTGCTTCGGGTCACCGGGTGGGCGTCGATTCCCCTCGTCGGGACCGGTGTGAGCTGGTCCCTGGGTCGCTACCTCGCGCTCGGGTCGAGCGAGCCCTGTGCTGATGGGTCCTTCGAGTGTGGCCCCGGGACGTACGCGACCATCCAGGACCAGGTCCAGGCTATCTTCGCGTACACTGCAGGGGCATCGGCGGACCCACTGTTCCTCGGCTTCTTCGTGGTCGGTCTGGTCTTCGCCGTGGCGACGGCGGTCCTCTGGGTCTGGGCCGCCGAGCAGGTGAGCACGTTGACCATCCAGGGCGCGGTCGTCGCGGCCGGTATCCCCGCGAGTCTGCTCATCGCACTGCTGGTGTACCTGTCGGTGTTGTAG
- a CDS encoding Gfo/Idh/MocA family protein produces MLGLDTSHPASFGPILEAMPNASVTSLWDGGDVREESYCHELAAEYDATLYDDPEDMLGSVDGVLVMAVNWDTHVSLAEPFLEAGVPTLIDKPVVGCLADLETLESLATGTPLFGGSSVSFHPRLSDFPTGVPDRLLYGAGYNDPFYYGSHMTDTARRIAGADWVAADCADYPGAAVDIEFENGATAVLRLDGPSQPGAFGLLDVSDETRSAVIGGTEEELQKMYRSYLQRFLDIVEGERDESRRILDSASLLLGVRAALETGGRVTPDSSALRETTADGHDFLDSYQPYATS; encoded by the coding sequence ATGCTTGGCCTCGACACGAGTCATCCGGCCTCCTTTGGACCCATCCTGGAAGCGATGCCGAACGCGTCGGTGACCTCGCTCTGGGATGGTGGTGACGTGCGGGAGGAGTCGTACTGCCACGAACTGGCCGCGGAGTACGACGCCACGCTGTACGACGACCCGGAGGACATGCTCGGTTCGGTCGACGGCGTTCTGGTCATGGCGGTCAACTGGGACACCCACGTCTCCCTCGCGGAACCCTTCCTCGAGGCTGGTGTTCCGACGCTCATCGACAAACCCGTCGTCGGCTGTCTCGCCGACCTCGAAACCCTCGAATCGCTCGCGACCGGGACACCGCTGTTCGGCGGCTCGTCGGTCTCGTTCCATCCCCGGCTGTCGGACTTCCCGACGGGCGTCCCGGACCGGCTCCTCTACGGGGCTGGGTACAACGACCCGTTCTACTACGGGTCGCACATGACCGACACTGCGCGCCGAATCGCGGGTGCCGACTGGGTCGCCGCGGACTGCGCCGACTATCCTGGTGCCGCGGTCGACATCGAGTTCGAAAACGGGGCGACGGCGGTTCTCAGGCTGGACGGTCCGTCCCAGCCTGGCGCGTTCGGCCTGCTCGACGTCTCGGACGAAACCCGCTCGGCCGTCATCGGCGGGACCGAGGAGGAACTCCAGAAGATGTACCGGTCGTACCTGCAGCGGTTCCTCGATATCGTCGAGGGCGAACGGGACGAATCACGCCGGATCCTCGACTCTGCTTCGCTCCTGCTCGGTGTCCGCGCCGCGCTCGAGACCGGGGGCCGGGTCACACCCGACTCGTCGGCACTTCGCGAGACGACTGCAGACGGGCACGACTTCCTCGATTCGTACCAGCCCTACGCGACCTCGTGA
- a CDS encoding CRTAC1 family protein, translating to MRRDRHPPGSENGTRDQPGRDRAARAGVGATALIGVAILVAAIGVGFVLLGGAATDASPPVETLGEGQFTDVAPEAGLTYQHSPGGQLTNGNASLYVTDYDRNGYPDLLAFGGGAPVLYRNDGGTFSESGQLPEIDGYLKGALFFDQENDGYDDLLLLRVDADPVFLANRDGSFVREQVGFAAANFTVPYGASAADFDADGCLDVFVYQNGDWRDRNPERSNLHYDGAPVRELSPVEDDNGAPNYLFRGSCGDGFERVTDAGLDLTHWTMAASFVDFTGDGLPDIHTANDFNNDVLYVNQGDGTFESHRIPDTNRHGMSSEVADVDGDGLLDVFVTNIQYREEVFTLSSMPAVSQKGNNLLINDGNGSFESREVEYGVEYARWGWASSFVDLDDDGDEDLIHTTRAHWPKESLQMVVTLPHVWERTGESFEMVNASTLGFERSRGRGMAVLDFDRDGDMDIAVADRKGPTKLYENRGTSNNALQVTVPSDGQVALGTVVEVTVDGDTSWDLVSAKSDFLSQDTRLLHFGLGSATTVDEVRVEFPDGTVRVFEDVEANQRLVVTPDGELELVSLNGDGED from the coding sequence ATGAGACGAGATAGACACCCACCCGGCAGTGAGAACGGAACCAGAGACCAACCCGGGCGTGACAGGGCCGCCCGTGCAGGCGTCGGGGCTACCGCGCTCATCGGCGTGGCAATCCTGGTCGCAGCCATCGGGGTCGGGTTCGTCCTGCTGGGGGGCGCGGCCACCGACGCCAGTCCGCCGGTCGAGACGCTCGGCGAAGGGCAGTTCACCGATGTCGCACCAGAGGCGGGACTCACGTACCAGCACAGTCCGGGCGGCCAACTGACCAACGGGAACGCGAGCCTCTACGTCACGGACTACGACCGCAATGGGTACCCGGATCTCCTGGCCTTCGGCGGCGGCGCGCCCGTCCTCTACCGGAACGACGGCGGGACGTTCTCCGAGTCAGGACAGCTCCCGGAGATAGACGGCTATCTCAAGGGTGCCCTGTTCTTCGACCAGGAGAACGACGGCTACGACGACCTGCTGTTGCTCCGAGTCGATGCGGACCCGGTCTTCCTCGCGAACCGGGACGGTTCGTTCGTCAGGGAACAGGTCGGGTTCGCGGCGGCCAACTTCACCGTGCCGTACGGGGCGTCCGCTGCTGATTTCGATGCCGACGGCTGCCTCGACGTCTTCGTCTACCAGAACGGGGACTGGCGCGACCGCAACCCGGAGCGTTCGAACCTCCACTACGACGGCGCACCGGTGCGCGAGCTATCGCCGGTGGAAGACGACAACGGCGCGCCGAACTACCTGTTCCGCGGGTCCTGTGGCGACGGGTTCGAGCGCGTCACCGACGCGGGCCTCGACCTGACCCACTGGACCATGGCCGCGAGTTTCGTCGACTTCACCGGCGACGGGCTGCCCGACATCCACACGGCGAACGACTTCAACAACGACGTGCTCTACGTGAACCAGGGCGACGGCACCTTCGAGAGCCACCGGATTCCGGATACCAACAGGCACGGGATGTCCTCCGAGGTCGCAGACGTGGACGGCGACGGGTTGCTTGACGTGTTCGTGACCAACATCCAGTACAGAGAGGAGGTGTTCACCCTCTCGTCGATGCCCGCCGTGAGCCAGAAGGGCAACAACCTGCTCATCAACGACGGCAACGGGAGCTTCGAGAGCCGCGAGGTCGAATACGGGGTCGAGTACGCCAGATGGGGCTGGGCAAGTTCGTTCGTCGACCTCGACGACGATGGCGACGAGGACCTCATCCACACGACCCGGGCGCACTGGCCGAAGGAGAGCCTGCAGATGGTGGTGACGCTCCCGCACGTCTGGGAACGGACGGGCGAGTCGTTCGAGATGGTCAACGCGTCCACGCTCGGGTTCGAACGGTCGCGCGGCCGGGGAATGGCGGTGCTCGACTTCGACCGGGACGGTGACATGGACATCGCGGTCGCCGACCGCAAGGGGCCGACGAAGCTCTACGAGAACCGTGGGACGAGCAACAACGCGCTGCAGGTCACCGTCCCGAGTGACGGGCAGGTTGCGCTGGGGACCGTCGTCGAGGTGACCGTCGACGGGGACACCAGCTGGGACCTCGTGAGTGCGAAGTCGGACTTCCTCTCGCAGGACACGCGGCTCTTGCACTTCGGGCTGGGTTCGGCGACCACCGTCGACGAGGTGCGCGTCGAGTTCCCGGACGGGACGGTCCGCGTGTTCGAGGACGTGGAAGCCAACCAGCGCCTCGTCGTGACTCCCGATGGAGAACTCGAACTGGTTTCGCTGAACGGTGACGGCGAGGACTGA